The following are encoded together in the Daucus carota subsp. sativus chromosome 5, DH1 v3.0, whole genome shotgun sequence genome:
- the LOC108223255 gene encoding serine/threonine-protein kinase/endoribonuclease IRE1a isoform X2, which produces MAILEFITLFLCVIACIYAGYADLSANSGRSEISVAEQNLDGANGFQKFHTTSLLPAKKALVVAPDGTISLMDVSSKKIIWSFASGPSIYSLYQALPDHEGDNGSFFIDLGQDDWELYMHVNDSTAVKLGFSAEELVRRAPYVSSDTVLLGMKNTTVFLVDAKSGSVIHTFGSAGSPNPVDLIGTKKPIVARKDGLHEPSGPDPLYITRTDYTLKYSSQKTGKVLWYLTFADIEASFQCQRIEKLFSGGSSGDEFCQTKPLVYRIRNLPTLESIMVSDRLGMFPSRGRNPSLPVPGTNHQESRGKTFPALLHSESDNLLDFSQHEQRSLPGGRLDVEGKLVPALPHSDTEGRIFALPEGEHVNAARKSSPEGQPLYSVSFIVQLFVFILSIVAVFFRTRSRKQSMSKLQAQGITAQTATYKKKKTRKPSVMKNNVSTKRSQNEKSGDGSSEVLDFDKVEKKFELAFDCADNDIDGRKVGKILISNKQIAKGSNGTVVLEGNHDGRSVAVKRLVRTHHDVALKEIQNLIASDQHPNIIRWYGVEFDQDFVYLSLERCTCSLYELITTYSDSCQSQSSGKGKDRQTSADATASLLWAVDDIHYLKLWKANGYPSPHLLKLMRDIVNGLAHLHELGIIHRDLKPQNVLIRKERTLCAKVSDMGISKRLSGGMTSLSKQTTGYGSSGWQAPEQLRDERQSRAVDLFSLGCILFFCITGGNHPFGDSLERDLNIVNDKKDLFLIENIPEAMDLVTGLLDPNPTLRPKAVDVLHHPLFWNSEMRLSFLRDASDRVELEDRETQSEILKALEGIGSLALNGKWDEKLENAFLNDIGRYRRYKYDSVRDLLRVIRNKLNHYRELSEEIRGILGVVPGGFDSYFSSRFPKLLIEVYKVIHKYCSEEESFSKYFTSIYV; this is translated from the exons ATGGCGATTCTTGAGTTTATCACTCTTTTTCTGTGTGTAATCGCGTGTATATATGCCGGATATGCCGACTTATCGGCCAACTCCGGCAGATCGGAGATCTCCGTCGCCGAACAAAATCTCGACGGTGCAAATGGGTTTCAAAAATTCCACACCACCTCTCTACTGCCGGCTAAAAA AGCATTGGTGGTTGCTCCAGATGGTACAATATCCCTCATGGATGTGAGCTCAAAAAAGATCATTTGGTCGTTTGCATCAGGACCATCTATCTATTCTCTGTACCAGGCTCTTCCTGATCACGAAGGTGACAATGGTAGCTTCTTTATTGATCTCGGACAAGATGATTGGGAACTCTACATGCATGTTAATGACTCTACAGCTGTG AAACTTGGTTTCAGTGCAGAAGAATTAGTCAGGCGTGCaccatatgtatcatctgaTACAGTCTTGTTAGGGATGAAGAACACCACTGTATTCCTTGTTGATGCTAAATCTGGTTCAGTTATTCATACATTTGGATCAGCTGGCTCTCCCAATCCTGTGGATCTGATTGGTACTAAGAAACCTATTGTGGCGAGGAAGGACGGATTGCATGAACCTAGTGGTCCTGATCCCCTGTATATTACTAGGACCGACTATACGCTGAAGTACTCTTCTCAAAAGACTGGTAAAGTATTATGGTACTTAACTTTTGCTGATATTGAAGCTTCTTTCCAGTGCCAGAGGATTGAGAAACTGTTTAGTGGAGGCTCTTCTGGAGATGAGTTTTGTCAGACAAAGCCCCTTGTCTATCGAATCCGTAATCTTCCTACTTTAGAGTCTATTATGGTCTCTGATAGGCTAGGGATGTTTCCATCTCGAGGTAGAAACCCTTCTCTGCCAGTTCCTGGTACAAACCACCAGGAGTCTAGGGGTAAAACATTTCCTGCTTTGCTCCATTCAGAGAGTGACAACCTTCTTGATTTTAGTCAACATGAGCAAAGGAGTTTACCAGGGGGTCGTCTGGATGTTGAAGGAAAGTTAGTGCCTGCTTTACCTCATTCTGATACTGAAGGGCGTATCTTTGCTCTTCCTGAAGGAGAGCATGTTAATGCTGCCAGAAAATCATCTCCAGAAGGCCAACCCCTATATAGTGTGAGCTTCATTGTGCAACTTTTTGTCTTCATACTCTCCATTGTGGCTGTTTTTTTCCGTACTCGTAGCAGGAAACAAAGCATGTCAAAACTTCAGGCTCAGGGCATTACGGCACAAACTGCTACATATAAGAAGAAAAAGACTAGAAAGCCAAGTGTAATGAAGAACAATGTTAGTACTAAAAGAAGTCAAAATGAAAAGTCAGGTGATGGCAGCAGTGAAGTTTTGGACTTTgataaagttgaaaaaaaatttgagctGGCATTTGATTGTGCTGATAATGACATAGATGGACGCAAGGTTGGTAAAATTCTCATCTCCAACAAACAAATAGCTAAAGGAAGCAACGGAACAGTTGTACTGGAGGGCAATCATGATGGTCGGTCAGTAGCTGTTAAGCGCCTCGTACGGACCCATCATGACGTGGCCTTGAAAGAAATTCAGAACCTAATTGCATCTGATCAGCATCCTAACATCATTCGCTGGTATGGAGTGGAGTTTGACCAAGATTTTGTCTACCTTTCTCTGGAGCGTTGTACCTGCAGCTTATATGAGTTGATAACAACATATTCTGATAGTTGTCAAAGCCAATCAAGTGGAAAGGGAAAAGATCGCCAGACTTCAGCTGATGCAACTGCTAGTTTACTTTGGGCAGTAGATGATATCCACTACTTAAAATTGTGGAAGGCCAATGGGTACCCTTCCCCTCATTTGTTAAAGCTCATGAG GGATATAGTTAATGGACTTGCACATTTGCACGAACTTGGAATCATACACAGGGATTTAAAGCCTCAGAATGTGTTGATCCGCAAGGAGAGAACCTTGTGTGCCAAGGTCTCGGATATGGGTATAAGCAAGCGCCTTTCTGGTGGAATGACTTCATTATCTAAGCAGACAACTG GTTATGGGAGTTCTGGATGGCAAGCTCCTGAACAACTGCGTGATGAACGGCAGTCTCGTGCTGTGGATTTATTTAGTTTAGGTTGCATTCTCTTTTTTTGTATCACTGGTGGAAACCACCCATTTGGAGATAGCCTTGAGCGCGATTTGAATATTGTAAATGATAAGAAAGACCTTTTCTTGATAGAAAATATTCCAGAAGCTATGGATCTTGTAACTGGCCTCCTAGATCCTAACCCAACTTTGAG GCCAAAGGCTGTCGACGTATTACATCATCCTCTATTTTGGAATTCTGAGATGCGGCTCTCATTCCTTCGGGATGCTAGTGATCGGGTAGAATTAGAGGACAGGGAGACTCAGTCTGAAATATTGAAGGCATTGGAAGGTATTGGATCATTGGCGTTAAATGGCAAATGGGACGAGAAACTAGAGAATGCCTTTCTTAATGACATTGGCCGTTACAGGCGGTACAAGTATGATAGTGTGCGGGACTTGTTACGGGTGATACGTAATAAGCTGAATCATTATAGAGAACTCTCTGAAGAAATACGGGGGATTCTTGGGGTGGTTCCTGGAGGATTTGATAGCTATTTCTCAAGTAGGTTTCCAAAACTCCTGATTGAGGTCTATAAAGTCATACACAAGTACTGTTCGGAGGAAGAATCTTTCAGCAAGTACTTCACAAgtatttatgtataa
- the LOC108223255 gene encoding serine/threonine-protein kinase/endoribonuclease IRE1a isoform X1 gives MAILEFITLFLCVIACIYAGYADLSANSGRSEISVAEQNLDGANGFQKFHTTSLLPAKNKHDRALVVAPDGTISLMDVSSKKIIWSFASGPSIYSLYQALPDHEGDNGSFFIDLGQDDWELYMHVNDSTAVKLGFSAEELVRRAPYVSSDTVLLGMKNTTVFLVDAKSGSVIHTFGSAGSPNPVDLIGTKKPIVARKDGLHEPSGPDPLYITRTDYTLKYSSQKTGKVLWYLTFADIEASFQCQRIEKLFSGGSSGDEFCQTKPLVYRIRNLPTLESIMVSDRLGMFPSRGRNPSLPVPGTNHQESRGKTFPALLHSESDNLLDFSQHEQRSLPGGRLDVEGKLVPALPHSDTEGRIFALPEGEHVNAARKSSPEGQPLYSVSFIVQLFVFILSIVAVFFRTRSRKQSMSKLQAQGITAQTATYKKKKTRKPSVMKNNVSTKRSQNEKSGDGSSEVLDFDKVEKKFELAFDCADNDIDGRKVGKILISNKQIAKGSNGTVVLEGNHDGRSVAVKRLVRTHHDVALKEIQNLIASDQHPNIIRWYGVEFDQDFVYLSLERCTCSLYELITTYSDSCQSQSSGKGKDRQTSADATASLLWAVDDIHYLKLWKANGYPSPHLLKLMRDIVNGLAHLHELGIIHRDLKPQNVLIRKERTLCAKVSDMGISKRLSGGMTSLSKQTTGYGSSGWQAPEQLRDERQSRAVDLFSLGCILFFCITGGNHPFGDSLERDLNIVNDKKDLFLIENIPEAMDLVTGLLDPNPTLRPKAVDVLHHPLFWNSEMRLSFLRDASDRVELEDRETQSEILKALEGIGSLALNGKWDEKLENAFLNDIGRYRRYKYDSVRDLLRVIRNKLNHYRELSEEIRGILGVVPGGFDSYFSSRFPKLLIEVYKVIHKYCSEEESFSKYFTSIYV, from the exons ATGGCGATTCTTGAGTTTATCACTCTTTTTCTGTGTGTAATCGCGTGTATATATGCCGGATATGCCGACTTATCGGCCAACTCCGGCAGATCGGAGATCTCCGTCGCCGAACAAAATCTCGACGGTGCAAATGGGTTTCAAAAATTCCACACCACCTCTCTACTGCCGGCTAAAAA TAAACATGATAGAGCATTGGTGGTTGCTCCAGATGGTACAATATCCCTCATGGATGTGAGCTCAAAAAAGATCATTTGGTCGTTTGCATCAGGACCATCTATCTATTCTCTGTACCAGGCTCTTCCTGATCACGAAGGTGACAATGGTAGCTTCTTTATTGATCTCGGACAAGATGATTGGGAACTCTACATGCATGTTAATGACTCTACAGCTGTG AAACTTGGTTTCAGTGCAGAAGAATTAGTCAGGCGTGCaccatatgtatcatctgaTACAGTCTTGTTAGGGATGAAGAACACCACTGTATTCCTTGTTGATGCTAAATCTGGTTCAGTTATTCATACATTTGGATCAGCTGGCTCTCCCAATCCTGTGGATCTGATTGGTACTAAGAAACCTATTGTGGCGAGGAAGGACGGATTGCATGAACCTAGTGGTCCTGATCCCCTGTATATTACTAGGACCGACTATACGCTGAAGTACTCTTCTCAAAAGACTGGTAAAGTATTATGGTACTTAACTTTTGCTGATATTGAAGCTTCTTTCCAGTGCCAGAGGATTGAGAAACTGTTTAGTGGAGGCTCTTCTGGAGATGAGTTTTGTCAGACAAAGCCCCTTGTCTATCGAATCCGTAATCTTCCTACTTTAGAGTCTATTATGGTCTCTGATAGGCTAGGGATGTTTCCATCTCGAGGTAGAAACCCTTCTCTGCCAGTTCCTGGTACAAACCACCAGGAGTCTAGGGGTAAAACATTTCCTGCTTTGCTCCATTCAGAGAGTGACAACCTTCTTGATTTTAGTCAACATGAGCAAAGGAGTTTACCAGGGGGTCGTCTGGATGTTGAAGGAAAGTTAGTGCCTGCTTTACCTCATTCTGATACTGAAGGGCGTATCTTTGCTCTTCCTGAAGGAGAGCATGTTAATGCTGCCAGAAAATCATCTCCAGAAGGCCAACCCCTATATAGTGTGAGCTTCATTGTGCAACTTTTTGTCTTCATACTCTCCATTGTGGCTGTTTTTTTCCGTACTCGTAGCAGGAAACAAAGCATGTCAAAACTTCAGGCTCAGGGCATTACGGCACAAACTGCTACATATAAGAAGAAAAAGACTAGAAAGCCAAGTGTAATGAAGAACAATGTTAGTACTAAAAGAAGTCAAAATGAAAAGTCAGGTGATGGCAGCAGTGAAGTTTTGGACTTTgataaagttgaaaaaaaatttgagctGGCATTTGATTGTGCTGATAATGACATAGATGGACGCAAGGTTGGTAAAATTCTCATCTCCAACAAACAAATAGCTAAAGGAAGCAACGGAACAGTTGTACTGGAGGGCAATCATGATGGTCGGTCAGTAGCTGTTAAGCGCCTCGTACGGACCCATCATGACGTGGCCTTGAAAGAAATTCAGAACCTAATTGCATCTGATCAGCATCCTAACATCATTCGCTGGTATGGAGTGGAGTTTGACCAAGATTTTGTCTACCTTTCTCTGGAGCGTTGTACCTGCAGCTTATATGAGTTGATAACAACATATTCTGATAGTTGTCAAAGCCAATCAAGTGGAAAGGGAAAAGATCGCCAGACTTCAGCTGATGCAACTGCTAGTTTACTTTGGGCAGTAGATGATATCCACTACTTAAAATTGTGGAAGGCCAATGGGTACCCTTCCCCTCATTTGTTAAAGCTCATGAG GGATATAGTTAATGGACTTGCACATTTGCACGAACTTGGAATCATACACAGGGATTTAAAGCCTCAGAATGTGTTGATCCGCAAGGAGAGAACCTTGTGTGCCAAGGTCTCGGATATGGGTATAAGCAAGCGCCTTTCTGGTGGAATGACTTCATTATCTAAGCAGACAACTG GTTATGGGAGTTCTGGATGGCAAGCTCCTGAACAACTGCGTGATGAACGGCAGTCTCGTGCTGTGGATTTATTTAGTTTAGGTTGCATTCTCTTTTTTTGTATCACTGGTGGAAACCACCCATTTGGAGATAGCCTTGAGCGCGATTTGAATATTGTAAATGATAAGAAAGACCTTTTCTTGATAGAAAATATTCCAGAAGCTATGGATCTTGTAACTGGCCTCCTAGATCCTAACCCAACTTTGAG GCCAAAGGCTGTCGACGTATTACATCATCCTCTATTTTGGAATTCTGAGATGCGGCTCTCATTCCTTCGGGATGCTAGTGATCGGGTAGAATTAGAGGACAGGGAGACTCAGTCTGAAATATTGAAGGCATTGGAAGGTATTGGATCATTGGCGTTAAATGGCAAATGGGACGAGAAACTAGAGAATGCCTTTCTTAATGACATTGGCCGTTACAGGCGGTACAAGTATGATAGTGTGCGGGACTTGTTACGGGTGATACGTAATAAGCTGAATCATTATAGAGAACTCTCTGAAGAAATACGGGGGATTCTTGGGGTGGTTCCTGGAGGATTTGATAGCTATTTCTCAAGTAGGTTTCCAAAACTCCTGATTGAGGTCTATAAAGTCATACACAAGTACTGTTCGGAGGAAGAATCTTTCAGCAAGTACTTCACAAgtatttatgtataa
- the LOC108223255 gene encoding serine/threonine-protein kinase/endoribonuclease IRE1a isoform X3, whose amino-acid sequence MKNTTVFLVDAKSGSVIHTFGSAGSPNPVDLIGTKKPIVARKDGLHEPSGPDPLYITRTDYTLKYSSQKTGKVLWYLTFADIEASFQCQRIEKLFSGGSSGDEFCQTKPLVYRIRNLPTLESIMVSDRLGMFPSRGRNPSLPVPGTNHQESRGKTFPALLHSESDNLLDFSQHEQRSLPGGRLDVEGKLVPALPHSDTEGRIFALPEGEHVNAARKSSPEGQPLYSVSFIVQLFVFILSIVAVFFRTRSRKQSMSKLQAQGITAQTATYKKKKTRKPSVMKNNVSTKRSQNEKSGDGSSEVLDFDKVEKKFELAFDCADNDIDGRKVGKILISNKQIAKGSNGTVVLEGNHDGRSVAVKRLVRTHHDVALKEIQNLIASDQHPNIIRWYGVEFDQDFVYLSLERCTCSLYELITTYSDSCQSQSSGKGKDRQTSADATASLLWAVDDIHYLKLWKANGYPSPHLLKLMRDIVNGLAHLHELGIIHRDLKPQNVLIRKERTLCAKVSDMGISKRLSGGMTSLSKQTTGYGSSGWQAPEQLRDERQSRAVDLFSLGCILFFCITGGNHPFGDSLERDLNIVNDKKDLFLIENIPEAMDLVTGLLDPNPTLRPKAVDVLHHPLFWNSEMRLSFLRDASDRVELEDRETQSEILKALEGIGSLALNGKWDEKLENAFLNDIGRYRRYKYDSVRDLLRVIRNKLNHYRELSEEIRGILGVVPGGFDSYFSSRFPKLLIEVYKVIHKYCSEEESFSKYFTSIYV is encoded by the exons ATGAAGAACACCACTGTATTCCTTGTTGATGCTAAATCTGGTTCAGTTATTCATACATTTGGATCAGCTGGCTCTCCCAATCCTGTGGATCTGATTGGTACTAAGAAACCTATTGTGGCGAGGAAGGACGGATTGCATGAACCTAGTGGTCCTGATCCCCTGTATATTACTAGGACCGACTATACGCTGAAGTACTCTTCTCAAAAGACTGGTAAAGTATTATGGTACTTAACTTTTGCTGATATTGAAGCTTCTTTCCAGTGCCAGAGGATTGAGAAACTGTTTAGTGGAGGCTCTTCTGGAGATGAGTTTTGTCAGACAAAGCCCCTTGTCTATCGAATCCGTAATCTTCCTACTTTAGAGTCTATTATGGTCTCTGATAGGCTAGGGATGTTTCCATCTCGAGGTAGAAACCCTTCTCTGCCAGTTCCTGGTACAAACCACCAGGAGTCTAGGGGTAAAACATTTCCTGCTTTGCTCCATTCAGAGAGTGACAACCTTCTTGATTTTAGTCAACATGAGCAAAGGAGTTTACCAGGGGGTCGTCTGGATGTTGAAGGAAAGTTAGTGCCTGCTTTACCTCATTCTGATACTGAAGGGCGTATCTTTGCTCTTCCTGAAGGAGAGCATGTTAATGCTGCCAGAAAATCATCTCCAGAAGGCCAACCCCTATATAGTGTGAGCTTCATTGTGCAACTTTTTGTCTTCATACTCTCCATTGTGGCTGTTTTTTTCCGTACTCGTAGCAGGAAACAAAGCATGTCAAAACTTCAGGCTCAGGGCATTACGGCACAAACTGCTACATATAAGAAGAAAAAGACTAGAAAGCCAAGTGTAATGAAGAACAATGTTAGTACTAAAAGAAGTCAAAATGAAAAGTCAGGTGATGGCAGCAGTGAAGTTTTGGACTTTgataaagttgaaaaaaaatttgagctGGCATTTGATTGTGCTGATAATGACATAGATGGACGCAAGGTTGGTAAAATTCTCATCTCCAACAAACAAATAGCTAAAGGAAGCAACGGAACAGTTGTACTGGAGGGCAATCATGATGGTCGGTCAGTAGCTGTTAAGCGCCTCGTACGGACCCATCATGACGTGGCCTTGAAAGAAATTCAGAACCTAATTGCATCTGATCAGCATCCTAACATCATTCGCTGGTATGGAGTGGAGTTTGACCAAGATTTTGTCTACCTTTCTCTGGAGCGTTGTACCTGCAGCTTATATGAGTTGATAACAACATATTCTGATAGTTGTCAAAGCCAATCAAGTGGAAAGGGAAAAGATCGCCAGACTTCAGCTGATGCAACTGCTAGTTTACTTTGGGCAGTAGATGATATCCACTACTTAAAATTGTGGAAGGCCAATGGGTACCCTTCCCCTCATTTGTTAAAGCTCATGAG GGATATAGTTAATGGACTTGCACATTTGCACGAACTTGGAATCATACACAGGGATTTAAAGCCTCAGAATGTGTTGATCCGCAAGGAGAGAACCTTGTGTGCCAAGGTCTCGGATATGGGTATAAGCAAGCGCCTTTCTGGTGGAATGACTTCATTATCTAAGCAGACAACTG GTTATGGGAGTTCTGGATGGCAAGCTCCTGAACAACTGCGTGATGAACGGCAGTCTCGTGCTGTGGATTTATTTAGTTTAGGTTGCATTCTCTTTTTTTGTATCACTGGTGGAAACCACCCATTTGGAGATAGCCTTGAGCGCGATTTGAATATTGTAAATGATAAGAAAGACCTTTTCTTGATAGAAAATATTCCAGAAGCTATGGATCTTGTAACTGGCCTCCTAGATCCTAACCCAACTTTGAG GCCAAAGGCTGTCGACGTATTACATCATCCTCTATTTTGGAATTCTGAGATGCGGCTCTCATTCCTTCGGGATGCTAGTGATCGGGTAGAATTAGAGGACAGGGAGACTCAGTCTGAAATATTGAAGGCATTGGAAGGTATTGGATCATTGGCGTTAAATGGCAAATGGGACGAGAAACTAGAGAATGCCTTTCTTAATGACATTGGCCGTTACAGGCGGTACAAGTATGATAGTGTGCGGGACTTGTTACGGGTGATACGTAATAAGCTGAATCATTATAGAGAACTCTCTGAAGAAATACGGGGGATTCTTGGGGTGGTTCCTGGAGGATTTGATAGCTATTTCTCAAGTAGGTTTCCAAAACTCCTGATTGAGGTCTATAAAGTCATACACAAGTACTGTTCGGAGGAAGAATCTTTCAGCAAGTACTTCACAAgtatttatgtataa
- the LOC108220748 gene encoding uncharacterized protein LOC108220748: MSTSLSSPFLLNKTHSQPSGSHIKSAAQCIGGGRITKVSYRTSQPPAKRAIFVQAGYSDGGRPSSGNSIFIGGFVLGGILIGALGAVYAPQISKALAKADKKLPALIYGEEKALEMTRKKLEATIDGLNADIDDISAHLRAEVSPNGVSNHSDEIEA; encoded by the exons ATGTCGACAAGTCTTTCCAGCCCATTTCTTCTCAACAAAACCCATTCACAACCATCAG GTTCTCATATTAAGTCAGCTGCCCAATGTATTGGAGGTGGAAGAATTACAAAGGTGTCTTACAGAACTAGCCAACCTCCTGCTAAAAGGGCAATCTTTGTGCAAGCAGGCTATAG TGATGGTGGAAGGCCAAGCAGCGGAAACAGCATCTTCATTGGTGGCTTTGTGTTAGGTGGAATACTTATTGGTGCTCTTGGTGCTGTATATGCGCCTCAG ATCAGCAAGGCACTAGCAAAAGCTGACAAGAAGCTTCCTGCACTCATCTATGGTGAGGAGAAAGCTCTGGAG ATGACTCGCAAGAAACTGGAGGCTACTATTGATGGGCTTAATGCTGACATAGATGATATTTCTGCTCACCTGCGGGCAGAAGTTTCTCCAAATGGAGTTTCTAACCACTCTGATGAAATTGAAGCTTAG
- the LOC108220309 gene encoding MLO-like protein 10, whose product MLSGGGGHQRKCHDGQQPLISVDGVHQLHIFIFFLALFHVIYSALTMILGRAKIRRWKNWEREADAMDPNSEQAKFRLTHETSFVKAHTSFWTKTPVLFYLVCFFRQFFRSVGKSDYLTMRHGFISVHLSPGTKFDFQKYIKRSLEDDFKVIVGISPVLWTSAVIYLTLNVEGWQAMFWLSVLPLVVILLVGTKLQAIISQMAIEITERHAVVQGIPLVQVSDRHFWFSWPRLVLHLIHLTLFENAFEITYFFWIWYEFGLHSCFHSHMIFQYLRLCIGVAVLVLCSYITLPLYALVTQMGSTMKKSIFDEQTNKALMSWAKHAAKKKVDGKPGPIATHNPHSPSGSPQDSPSHPHSRKVHGFQTTP is encoded by the exons ATGTTATCAGGAGGAGGAGGTCACCAACGCAAGTGCCATGAT gGTCAACAACCGCTAATATctgttgatggagttcatcagttacatatcttcatcttcttcttggCATTGTTTCATGTTATTTACAGTGCCCTTACAATGATACTTGGAAGGGCAAAG atTCGCAGGTGGAAAAATTGGGAGCGTGAGGCTGATGCAATGGACCCGAACAGCG AACAAGCAAAATTCAGGCTTACACACGAGACATCTTTCGTGAAGGCTCACACTAGTTTCTGGACAAAAACACCTGTCCTCTTTTATCTT GTATGTTTCTTCCGACAGTTTTTTAGGTCTGTTGGCAAGTCTGACTATTTAACTATGCGCCATGGATTTATCTCC GTTCATTTATCACCTGGAACAAAGTTTGATTTTCAAAAGTATATCAAAAGGTCTTTAGAAGATGACTTCAAGGTTATAGTGGGAATCAG TCCCGTCTTATGGACTTCAGCAGTCATCTATCTGACTCTTAACGTTGAAG GATGGCAAGCTATGTTTTGGCTTTCAGTCCTGCCGCTAGTT GTAATTTTATTAGTTGGAACAAAGCTCCAAGCAATTATATCGCAGATGGCCATCGAAATCACGGAAAGACATGCTGTAGTACAAGGCATACCTTTAGTCCAAGTATCTGACCGACATTTTTGGTTTAGTTGGCCTCGTCTAGTTCTCCACCTCATTCATCTCACACTCTTTGAG AACGCGTTTGAGATAACATACTTCTTCTGGATATGG TACGAGTTCGGGTTGCATTCTTGCTTTCATAGTCACATGATTTTTCAGTATCTGAGACTTTGCATCGG GGTTGCAGTTTTGGTTTTATGCAGCTATATTACGCTCCCATTGTATGCCCTGGTCACACAG ATGGGATCAACCATGAAGAAGTCTATTTTTGATGAGCAAACTAACAAAGCACTAATGTCATGGGCCAAACACGCAGCAAAGAAGAAGGTTGATGGAAAGCCAGGACCAATTGCTACTCATAATCCACACAGTCCGAGTGGTTCACCTCAAGATTCCCCATCTCATCCACATTCACGTAAAGTACATGGTTTTCAGACAACCCCATAG
- the LOC108220308 gene encoding peptidyl-prolyl cis-trans isomerase FKBP18, chloroplastic, whose translation MAMASLQRFGTWAVECSKPSSSSSHTKQFIRPIIPISRRSVILISVLSLDLISPPLQTLARERRNRKVIPPEEYLTSSDGLKYFDIVEGKGPVAEKGSTVLVHFDCAYRGITAISSRESKLLAGNRSIAQPYEFKVGATPGKERKRDFVDNPNGLFSAQASPKPPPAMYSVVEGMKVGGKRTVIVPPEAGYGKRGMNEIPPGATFDLNIELLQIMQPEGK comes from the exons ATGGCCATGGCTTCATTACAAAGATTTGGGACATGGGCAGTTGAATGTTCGAAACCCAGTAGCAGCAGTAGCCACACAAAGCAATTTATAAGGCCAATAATACCCATATCAAGAAGGTCTGTAATTCTCATTTCTGTGCTCTCTTTGGACCTCATTTCACCGCCATTGCAAACACTAGCTAGAGAGAGGCGCAACAGGAAAGTCATCCCTCCCGAAGAATACCTCACCAGCT CTGATGGActgaaatattttgatattgttGAAGGAAAGGGTCCAGTAGCTGAAAAGGGCTCTACAGTTCTG GTCCACTTTGATTGTGCCTATCGTGGTATTACAGCAATTTCAAGTCGAGAGTCGAAACTATTAGCTGGTAATCGCAGCATTGCACAG CCTTATGAGTTTAAGGTTGGGGCTACCCCTGGAAAAGAACGAAAGAGAGACTTTGTAGACAATCCAAACGGATTATTTTCTGCACAGGCATCACCAAAACCTCCGCCAGCCATGTATTCAGTTGTTGAAGGGATGAAAGTTGGGGGAAAG AGGACTGTCATTGTTCCTCCAGAAGCTGGATATGGCAAGAGAGGAATGAATGAGATTCCG CCGGGCGCCACTTTTGATCTGAATATAGAGCTCTTGCAGATAATGCAGCCCGAAGGAAAGTAG